Proteins co-encoded in one Polynucleobacter sp. MG-6-Vaara-E2 genomic window:
- the fliF gene encoding flagellar basal-body MS-ring/collar protein FliF, giving the protein MSEETQPGIQESEREAAVVNIGSVGSSTSATPVGNPSGGGMVLPQSLMGLQNRFKALNAQQRLILYAAVFLVIAVMVFVSISGRSKDDYRILFSSINERDGAAIVAALQQMNVPYKFTEGGAAILVPESAVYETRLRLAGQGLPKAGNVGFELLENQKMGTSQFVEQVNYQRGLEGELARSISSLAQVKSARVMLAIPKQTAFMREQEKPTASVIVTMHPGRFLDPQQVAAITNLVGSSVPNLGPANVTIVDSEGSLLAPNAQRLAGLDSTQLKYVAELEGALSKRVQAILEPVTGKENVRAQVTVDMDFGELERTEETFGRNSPPNQSSIRSQQTNEAATPSSTTSGVPGALTNQAPGAGQAPINTQAAGGAAGPQNLNAPPTSSGSSASNIKKDATINYELDRAIQRIKSEKGQVRRVSAGVVVNYKQPPGVDKEGNPRKPIPYNAKELDQINNLVRDAVGFSEKRGDSVSVANIPFKVEVSDEPPFYKQAGVIELSKEFFKFAIILGSLALMFFGVVRPLLFPPKKDEVLEEQRIEEEFDEKIKAEMAQMDPRAREKRRMEVELLRERQRAAEEEERARAEEERKRSEEEKKRIDEEKKQEYEELLQYAKDFVENNPRAVSAIFKEWLSEDAAKQNAGAAEAAAPAG; this is encoded by the coding sequence TTGAGTGAAGAAACGCAACCGGGAATACAGGAAAGTGAACGAGAAGCGGCAGTAGTCAATATTGGCTCTGTTGGTAGCTCCACCTCAGCAACTCCTGTTGGCAACCCCAGCGGTGGCGGAATGGTACTCCCTCAAAGTTTGATGGGCTTACAAAATCGTTTTAAGGCCCTCAACGCTCAGCAGCGCCTAATTCTGTATGCGGCAGTATTTTTAGTAATAGCCGTCATGGTCTTTGTATCGATTTCCGGAAGAAGTAAAGACGACTACCGTATTTTGTTCTCAAGCATCAATGAGCGCGACGGGGCTGCCATCGTAGCGGCTTTGCAGCAGATGAACGTGCCTTACAAATTTACCGAAGGCGGGGCAGCGATTTTGGTACCTGAATCGGCTGTGTATGAGACCCGTCTTCGTTTAGCGGGTCAAGGACTGCCAAAGGCCGGCAATGTTGGTTTTGAACTGCTGGAAAACCAAAAAATGGGAACCAGCCAGTTTGTTGAGCAGGTTAATTATCAGCGTGGTTTAGAGGGTGAGTTGGCTCGCAGCATCAGCTCTCTTGCGCAAGTAAAGTCTGCTCGGGTCATGCTGGCTATTCCTAAGCAAACGGCTTTTATGCGCGAGCAGGAAAAGCCCACTGCTTCTGTCATTGTGACAATGCATCCTGGACGTTTTTTAGACCCTCAGCAAGTAGCAGCAATTACGAATTTAGTAGGTTCTTCGGTTCCAAACCTAGGACCAGCCAATGTCACGATAGTCGATTCAGAAGGCAGTTTGCTTGCGCCTAATGCTCAGCGACTTGCCGGCTTGGATAGCACTCAACTGAAGTATGTTGCAGAGCTTGAAGGTGCCCTATCAAAGCGGGTGCAAGCGATTTTAGAACCTGTTACTGGTAAAGAAAATGTCCGAGCTCAGGTAACAGTGGATATGGATTTTGGTGAGCTAGAAAGAACTGAAGAAACCTTTGGTCGCAACTCGCCACCGAATCAATCGTCAATTCGCAGTCAGCAAACGAATGAGGCTGCCACGCCAAGTTCGACTACTTCAGGTGTCCCAGGAGCTCTCACCAATCAAGCACCAGGGGCTGGGCAGGCACCAATTAATACTCAAGCAGCTGGTGGCGCGGCAGGACCCCAAAATCTCAATGCACCTCCTACGAGTTCAGGCTCGAGTGCTAGCAATATTAAGAAAGATGCAACGATTAATTATGAGCTTGATCGCGCCATTCAGAGAATTAAGTCTGAAAAAGGTCAAGTCAGAAGAGTCTCCGCTGGGGTTGTGGTGAATTATAAACAGCCCCCTGGCGTGGACAAGGAGGGCAATCCCCGTAAGCCGATTCCCTATAACGCGAAAGAACTTGACCAAATTAATAATTTGGTCAGGGATGCCGTAGGTTTTTCCGAAAAGCGTGGCGACAGTGTCAGTGTTGCCAATATCCCATTTAAGGTTGAGGTCAGTGACGAACCACCATTTTATAAACAAGCTGGGGTCATTGAATTAAGTAAAGAATTTTTTAAGTTCGCAATTATTCTAGGTTCGCTTGCCCTCATGTTTTTTGGCGTGGTGCGTCCATTGCTCTTTCCTCCGAAAAAGGACGAGGTATTGGAAGAGCAGCGTATTGAGGAAGAGTTTGACGAGAAGATTAAAGCGGAGATGGCGCAGATGGATCCTCGGGCGCGTGAAAAGCGTCGTATGGAAGTGGAATTGTTGCGCGAACGTCAGCGCGCTGCTGAAGAGGAAGAACGTGCCAGAGCTGAGGAAGAGCGTAAACGGTCTGAGGAAGAGAAAAAACGGATCGATGAGGAGAAGAAGCAGGAGTATGAAGAGCTACTCCAGTACGCTAAGGACTTTGTGGAAAATAATCCTCGCGCCGTTTCTGCAATTTTCAAAGAGTGGCTGTCGGAAGATGCGGCTAAGCAAAATGCAGGCGCAGCTGAAGCTGCTGCACCTGCCGGTTAA
- a CDS encoding PAS domain-containing sensor histidine kinase, with translation MSPNTSKSPSQQDSLDATKHLEEAFAIFYAESQKLEAQQTALQEKINQLSSELQKSNQRLAILLNAIPAGVILLENDIVSLHNPAVLSFLPQLKAGATFEIPSDWQASITPGEYLITQKGAQKRIQKTVQVVRINEGPRSFIQIQDITANILRHEETQRENRLAAMGRMAAGIAHQFRTPLATALLYASHLCDGQINADTSKEFADRLRKQLLDLEKLSQDMLRFISNKPNKTTLINANQIIEDAQASIQFLFEAKQVNLSVTAKDINNVHLLVEPKAISNAIVAILENALAVSKANETVSILATSDQQTLTITISDQGPGIAKEMLKSLFEPFSTTSANGTGLGLSIAKNIIESFRGSISAENSKQGAVFQINLPYSQPSINH, from the coding sequence TTGAGCCCAAACACTAGCAAATCGCCTTCTCAACAAGACTCATTAGATGCTACCAAACATCTTGAGGAGGCTTTTGCGATTTTTTATGCGGAATCTCAAAAACTAGAAGCCCAACAAACGGCACTTCAGGAAAAGATCAATCAACTTAGCAGCGAACTTCAAAAATCAAATCAACGCTTAGCGATCCTCTTAAACGCCATTCCAGCGGGAGTCATCTTGCTGGAAAACGACATCGTTTCATTGCATAACCCTGCAGTACTCAGCTTTCTTCCCCAATTAAAAGCAGGGGCCACCTTTGAAATTCCAAGCGATTGGCAAGCCTCTATCACACCAGGGGAATATCTCATTACCCAAAAGGGCGCCCAAAAACGCATCCAAAAAACCGTACAAGTCGTTCGGATCAACGAAGGCCCGCGTAGCTTTATTCAGATACAAGATATCACTGCTAACATTTTGCGGCACGAAGAAACGCAACGAGAAAATCGATTGGCGGCAATGGGGCGCATGGCTGCTGGTATAGCGCATCAATTTCGAACGCCTCTGGCAACTGCTTTGCTATATGCATCACATCTTTGTGACGGTCAGATCAACGCTGACACCTCCAAGGAATTTGCCGATCGCTTGCGTAAACAATTATTGGATTTAGAAAAGCTCTCTCAAGATATGCTGCGTTTTATTTCGAATAAACCGAATAAAACTACGTTGATAAATGCGAATCAAATTATTGAAGATGCCCAAGCGAGTATTCAGTTTCTCTTTGAAGCCAAGCAAGTTAATTTATCTGTCACGGCCAAGGATATAAATAATGTCCATCTATTAGTAGAGCCCAAAGCAATCTCCAATGCCATCGTTGCCATTCTCGAAAATGCATTAGCAGTTTCTAAAGCAAATGAAACCGTCAGCATACTAGCGACAAGTGATCAACAAACCCTAACCATTACGATTTCTGATCAAGGGCCAGGTATCGCCAAGGAAATGCTCAAATCCTTATTTGAACCCTTCTCCACTACCAGCGCAAATGGCACTGGACTTGGTCTTTCGATTGCAAAAAATATCATTGAGAGCTTTCGCGGCAGCATCAGTGCTGAGAACTCTAAACAAGGTGCGGTCTTCCAGATCAACCTTCCCTATTCCCAACCTTCCATAAACCATTAA
- a CDS encoding sigma-54 dependent transcriptional regulator, with translation MRANEPQPFPVILIEDDDDLREAIAVTLRMNMIDFVTHQKAETVIPLLRPDLKTVLVTDYKLPGMTGLDLLKIAQKECPDLPVVIMTAFADAKLAVEALRAGARDFLIKPFVPQQLIDIIARYQPESIKANTVLTPTKDTPLVGSEIRTPEHQLIAADPETIATFARCERVAATDTSVLVTGQSGVGKELVARHIHLHSKRSNGPYVAINCAAIPDTLLESILFGHEKGSFTGATKAQTGKFEQAHKGTLFLDEIGEMPASLQAKLLRVLQDKMIERIGSTELIQADVRVIAATNRNLQEQVKSGKFREDLYFRLAVFPIHVAELSKRPLDILPLADFFLSRYRLNIGRDQLCLSEGAKKLLQAYSWPGNVRELENIIQRSVLLADGDEILAEDLELEAVGVHFSEMAKSAAKELPPEVNGTSNMAVDGALDASKSGTNIASDIDELAQDIDSIEREHILKVLAKVDGNRTKAVEILGISARALRYKLKSYKEAGFIND, from the coding sequence ATGCGTGCCAATGAACCACAACCCTTTCCAGTGATTTTGATCGAAGATGATGATGATCTCAGAGAGGCGATTGCCGTTACTTTGCGGATGAATATGATCGACTTTGTGACTCACCAAAAAGCGGAGACGGTCATTCCATTATTGCGCCCAGATCTGAAAACGGTTTTAGTAACGGATTACAAATTACCCGGAATGACAGGATTAGATTTACTCAAGATTGCTCAAAAAGAATGTCCTGATCTTCCTGTGGTGATCATGACTGCCTTTGCCGATGCCAAGTTGGCTGTAGAAGCTCTGCGTGCTGGCGCAAGGGATTTTCTAATTAAGCCCTTTGTGCCGCAACAGCTCATTGACATCATTGCGCGCTATCAGCCAGAATCGATTAAGGCAAACACGGTGTTGACTCCTACTAAGGACACACCACTTGTAGGTTCTGAAATACGTACACCTGAGCATCAATTAATTGCTGCCGATCCTGAGACTATTGCTACATTTGCTCGCTGCGAGAGAGTAGCTGCAACAGATACGAGCGTCTTGGTCACGGGCCAATCTGGGGTTGGCAAAGAGTTGGTAGCCCGTCACATCCATCTGCATTCCAAAAGATCAAACGGCCCCTATGTAGCAATTAACTGCGCTGCGATTCCAGATACCTTACTTGAATCCATTTTATTTGGACATGAAAAAGGCTCCTTTACTGGTGCCACCAAAGCTCAAACTGGTAAATTTGAGCAAGCCCATAAAGGCACGCTTTTTTTAGATGAAATTGGCGAAATGCCAGCTTCTTTGCAAGCCAAGCTATTGCGAGTGTTACAAGACAAAATGATAGAAAGAATCGGCTCTACTGAATTAATTCAAGCTGATGTCAGGGTTATTGCAGCAACCAACCGCAATCTTCAGGAGCAAGTCAAAAGTGGCAAGTTTCGGGAGGACCTCTACTTTCGATTGGCTGTATTCCCGATCCACGTAGCCGAACTTTCTAAACGTCCACTAGACATATTGCCGCTAGCCGATTTCTTTTTATCCCGCTACCGCCTCAATATTGGTCGAGATCAGCTCTGCTTGAGCGAAGGGGCAAAAAAACTACTACAAGCTTATTCTTGGCCAGGAAATGTTCGGGAACTAGAAAATATTATCCAAAGATCCGTATTACTAGCTGATGGTGATGAAATCTTGGCAGAGGACTTGGAGCTAGAGGCTGTAGGCGTTCATTTTTCAGAAATGGCAAAAAGTGCCGCTAAGGAGTTGCCACCTGAGGTCAATGGGACCAGCAATATGGCTGTAGATGGTGCTTTAGATGCCTCAAAAAGTGGCACAAATATTGCATCAGATATAGATGAACTTGCTCAAGATATTGATTCAATAGAACGTGAGCATATTCTGAAAGTTTTGGCCAAAGTTGATGGAAACAGAACCAAAGCTGTAGAAATATTGGGGATTTCAGCAAGAGCGCTGCGCTACAAGCTTAAATCCTACAAAGAGGCTGGCTTTATTAACGATTGA
- the fliE gene encoding flagellar hook-basal body complex protein FliE, producing MSTPNVDAMISRMQALAAAASGKPVATDAQGSNGVDFSAILKNAIENVNTAQNSAQAKAQSFSTGASDTSLEDVIVSLQKANLSLQGMIAVRNKLVDAYKEVTNLQV from the coding sequence ATGAGTACTCCGAACGTAGATGCCATGATTTCCCGGATGCAAGCACTTGCTGCTGCAGCCAGTGGGAAACCTGTCGCTACAGATGCCCAAGGTTCTAATGGGGTTGATTTCTCTGCCATCCTGAAAAATGCCATTGAGAACGTCAATACAGCCCAAAATAGCGCACAAGCAAAAGCTCAGTCATTTTCTACTGGGGCATCTGATACCTCATTGGAAGATGTCATCGTCTCTTTACAAAAAGCCAATCTTTCACTGCAAGGCATGATTGCAGTTCGAAATAAGCTGGTTGACGCTTATAAAGAAGTGACCAATCTGCAAGTTTAA
- a CDS encoding EscU/YscU/HrcU family type III secretion system export apparatus switch protein has product MEEKKTLKAVALKYEMNSAAPRITGQGEGFIAEAILAKAKEMGIPTKIEPELVEFLMQLKLNELVPPKLYAAVAEVLAWAYELDGKTLERPTQD; this is encoded by the coding sequence ATGGAAGAAAAAAAGACGCTCAAAGCAGTTGCACTCAAATATGAGATGAATAGTGCTGCCCCCCGTATTACAGGGCAAGGCGAAGGTTTCATTGCCGAGGCTATTTTGGCTAAAGCAAAAGAAATGGGAATTCCGACCAAAATAGAACCTGAATTGGTAGAGTTTTTAATGCAACTTAAATTAAATGAATTAGTGCCGCCAAAACTATATGCCGCAGTAGCAGAAGTACTTGCTTGGGCCTATGAGTTAGATGGCAAAACACTTGAAAGACCAACGCAAGACTAA
- a CDS encoding flagellar protein FliS, with the protein MSRKAAFRYAENETMTAVLGGDARELIVLIHQRIFDHLKLAKQELEKGKLGIEYFIKASDLIQQGLLGCLDYEKGKDVAHNLSAIYVWSMQELLNARVGRSPEKVQDVINTLTPLYEAWVELSPNSVNLSQAG; encoded by the coding sequence ATGTCAAGAAAAGCAGCCTTTAGGTACGCAGAAAATGAGACGATGACTGCAGTCTTGGGTGGCGATGCTCGTGAACTCATTGTGTTAATTCATCAACGAATATTTGATCATTTAAAGCTCGCTAAGCAGGAGCTTGAAAAAGGCAAATTAGGAATTGAGTACTTTATCAAAGCCAGTGATTTGATTCAGCAAGGTTTGCTTGGTTGCTTAGACTACGAAAAAGGCAAAGATGTTGCCCATAACCTGAGTGCTATTTATGTCTGGTCTATGCAAGAACTATTAAATGCAAGGGTGGGCCGCTCACCGGAGAAGGTGCAAGACGTGATTAATACGCTGACCCCACTCTATGAGGCTTGGGTTGAGCTCTCCCCCAATAGTGTTAACCTTAGCCAAGCGGGTTAG
- the fliD gene encoding flagellar filament capping protein FliD, producing MSISTTSSSTSSGTASIDVASIVSQLMASEQVPMTTLKNNITSKTTLISDLGTLKSKVASFQTALENLQDPTALSSLVSSSSDQTVVQITNSTGAVQGRHDILVSQVAQPGQITFDQFGSTTANAGLAAGDTFSISIGSRSYTYTPPTGVTMATTTIDDLKNWINATGDNLSASIVPTSGSNYALKIQGTKPGSDNTISFSHTASGGGSVNGLGGTPGSPVAPTVVSAQDATFTLDGVSYTRKTNSITDALSGVTINLVKASATSQTISVDPGADKAPQVMQSLVDAFNDLVTTAKKLSARAGSSSGVTTDGSLANTPTALNFLNQIKSMLAGDIHYTLGGTSSNISLGELGFEMQYDGTAKFNATTYNAVSNASAILASGIKVGYQTYVVRDPVTGAEISKNTTDVNLDTYLTSLLKVTTSTTQAGTQTLAGAFDQMIKNEQSNIDDLNKKEVALQLVLDQKQTSYTAQYSALNALLFQLNNTSNSLTSALSGLTNGQNNK from the coding sequence ATGTCGATTTCCACCACATCCTCAAGCACCAGTTCTGGTACTGCTAGTATCGACGTGGCTAGTATCGTTTCGCAATTAATGGCATCTGAACAAGTGCCAATGACAACGCTCAAAAATAACATTACTAGTAAGACTACCCTCATCAGCGACTTAGGCACATTAAAAAGCAAAGTTGCAAGCTTCCAAACTGCATTAGAAAATTTGCAAGATCCAACTGCTTTATCTTCGTTGGTGTCTTCTAGTTCAGATCAGACGGTGGTCCAAATTACGAACTCGACTGGCGCTGTTCAAGGGCGCCACGATATTTTAGTAAGCCAGGTTGCTCAGCCTGGTCAGATAACATTTGATCAGTTTGGCTCGACTACCGCCAATGCTGGATTAGCAGCAGGTGATACCTTTTCAATCTCCATTGGATCGAGGTCTTACACCTATACTCCCCCAACGGGCGTAACGATGGCAACTACCACGATTGATGACCTAAAAAATTGGATCAATGCCACGGGGGATAATCTGAGCGCCAGTATTGTCCCAACATCAGGATCGAACTATGCTCTCAAAATCCAGGGAACCAAGCCGGGATCTGATAATACGATCTCGTTCTCTCATACTGCTTCAGGTGGTGGGTCAGTAAATGGTCTGGGGGGAACTCCAGGATCCCCCGTTGCCCCAACAGTTGTGAGTGCGCAAGATGCTACCTTTACCCTTGATGGCGTGTCTTACACCAGAAAAACTAATAGCATTACTGATGCGCTATCTGGCGTCACCATCAATTTAGTGAAGGCAAGCGCAACATCTCAAACGATTAGCGTCGATCCAGGAGCTGATAAAGCTCCCCAAGTCATGCAAAGTCTGGTTGATGCTTTTAATGACCTAGTCACCACTGCGAAAAAATTGAGTGCAAGAGCTGGCTCTTCTAGCGGTGTTACCACTGACGGTTCTTTGGCTAATACTCCGACAGCCTTAAATTTTTTAAATCAAATTAAATCAATGCTGGCTGGCGACATACACTACACTTTGGGCGGTACGTCAAGCAACATCAGTCTGGGTGAGCTGGGCTTTGAAATGCAATATGACGGAACGGCTAAATTTAATGCCACTACTTATAATGCGGTTAGTAATGCTTCAGCAATTTTAGCTTCAGGAATCAAGGTTGGCTATCAAACCTATGTCGTTAGAGATCCTGTTACGGGCGCTGAAATCAGTAAAAACACCACTGACGTTAACTTGGATACCTATCTCACTTCTTTATTAAAGGTAACAACTTCAACGACACAAGCTGGTACACAGACATTAGCAGGCGCTTTTGATCAGATGATTAAGAATGAGCAAAGTAATATCGATGATTTGAATAAAAAAGAGGTTGCATTGCAATTGGTGCTAGATCAAAAGCAGACAAGTTACACTGCTCAGTACTCAGCATTAAATGCACTATTATTCCAATTAAACAATACTAGTAACTCACTCACTAGCGCATTAAGCGGTTTGACAAATGGTCAAAATAACAAATAA
- a CDS encoding flagellar protein FlaG — translation MGEITSKSATASVIPSGSAQLNQPPGMGTVVNARTNTDAQAVSAAASVEFKPSNIQQITQQSRQAVEAAAQQMQSFVSSMGRNLDFSIDGSTGYHVVRVTNPSTGEVIRQMPSEEVLRLAHSFDQISALIHQKA, via the coding sequence ATGGGAGAAATTACTAGTAAATCTGCAACTGCGTCAGTCATTCCGTCTGGCTCTGCACAACTTAATCAACCTCCTGGTATGGGTACGGTAGTAAATGCTCGCACTAATACCGACGCTCAGGCCGTATCCGCTGCCGCCAGCGTAGAATTTAAACCTTCCAATATTCAACAAATTACCCAGCAATCCCGTCAGGCAGTAGAAGCTGCTGCTCAGCAAATGCAAAGTTTTGTCAGCTCCATGGGGCGTAACTTAGACTTTTCAATTGACGGCTCTACTGGCTACCATGTGGTTCGCGTAACTAACCCTAGTACCGGTGAAGTGATCAGGCAGATGCCCTCCGAGGAGGTTTTGAGGTTGGCGCACAGCTTTGATCAGATTTCAGCATTGATTCACCAAAAAGCCTAA
- a CDS encoding flagellin yields MSTVINTNMASVYAQNNLSAAQSNLATSVQRLSSGVRINSAKDDSAGLAISMGMSSQIAGLDQANHNLSDIIGMAQVAETALSTIQSMLLRMKTLGTEYGNNALSTDQKTAITTEAQSIKDQVDLTIKEAVYNGVNLLDTSGSTTYDIQSGVDVGTTISFTVANATVDTTATDFSVVDADLLRISNERAKMGALVGRATYSSQNLMAQSANIKNARSAIVDTDFASETANLTKGQIMQQAATAMLAQANQMPNVILSLLK; encoded by the coding sequence ATGTCTACCGTTATTAATACCAACATGGCTTCTGTGTATGCCCAGAACAACTTGAGCGCAGCTCAATCTAACTTGGCAACATCCGTTCAGCGACTATCGTCAGGTGTGCGTATCAATAGCGCAAAAGACGACTCTGCAGGCTTAGCAATTAGCATGGGCATGTCCTCACAAATTGCAGGCCTTGACCAAGCAAACCACAACCTAAGCGACATCATCGGTATGGCGCAAGTGGCTGAAACCGCATTGTCAACAATCCAAAGTATGCTCTTGCGTATGAAGACTTTGGGTACTGAGTACGGTAACAATGCCTTAAGTACAGATCAAAAAACAGCGATTACCACTGAAGCTCAGTCCATCAAAGATCAAGTCGATTTGACAATTAAGGAAGCTGTTTATAACGGCGTAAATCTGCTCGATACCAGCGGCTCTACCACTTATGATATTCAGTCTGGTGTTGATGTCGGTACAACAATTTCCTTCACAGTAGCTAACGCTACAGTTGATACAACTGCCACAGACTTCTCTGTAGTTGATGCTGATCTACTGCGCATTTCTAATGAGCGTGCCAAGATGGGTGCTTTAGTTGGTCGTGCAACGTATTCTTCACAAAACCTCATGGCGCAAAGTGCTAATATTAAGAATGCGCGTTCAGCGATTGTTGATACTGACTTTGCCTCAGAGACAGCCAACTTGACTAAGGGTCAGATCATGCAACAGGCCGCTACAGCGATGTTGGCCCAAGCAAACCAGATGCCTAACGTCATCTTGTCATTATTGAAATAA
- a CDS encoding tetratricopeptide repeat protein, with amino-acid sequence MQFDNPRLQAAISNIERGRHEAAFEIFFEVAQNEADEEAAFALTKMCFDGQLTPEQINKLFEWLNSNSRNSNGYANYNVGLMYENGMGEIVRNVPTAVKYYEKAIKDEVLDAYCNLGNIYVLGTGADQGVAKNVPKGVELLTIGANGGSRVAAYNLGVLYEHGTSIPQDYDQAFYFLTLATLQKHEHAHRCLIIFEKAIKKDFTKAFEAAQQQFWKIQNMRQLYRAL; translated from the coding sequence ATGCAATTTGATAATCCGCGCCTCCAAGCAGCCATCTCCAACATTGAAAGAGGACGACATGAGGCCGCCTTTGAGATTTTTTTTGAGGTTGCGCAAAATGAAGCGGATGAGGAAGCTGCTTTTGCCCTGACCAAAATGTGTTTTGATGGTCAATTAACCCCCGAACAGATCAATAAGCTATTCGAATGGCTCAATTCCAATAGCCGAAATAGCAATGGTTATGCCAACTACAACGTAGGTTTAATGTATGAGAACGGCATGGGAGAGATCGTGCGTAACGTGCCAACTGCTGTTAAATACTATGAAAAGGCCATTAAGGACGAGGTTTTAGATGCCTATTGCAACCTGGGTAATATCTATGTTCTGGGCACCGGCGCTGACCAAGGTGTAGCTAAAAACGTTCCTAAAGGCGTGGAATTGCTCACTATTGGTGCTAATGGAGGCAGTCGGGTGGCAGCCTATAACTTGGGAGTTTTATATGAACATGGCACCTCGATACCCCAAGATTATGACCAGGCCTTCTATTTTTTGACCCTAGCTACCCTGCAAAAACACGAGCATGCCCACCGTTGCCTGATCATTTTTGAAAAGGCAATAAAAAAAGACTTCACCAAGGCCTTTGAGGCTGCTCAGCAGCAATTTTGGAAAATTCAAAATATGCGCCAACTCTATCGCGCACTCTAA